A genomic region of Streptomyces rimosus contains the following coding sequences:
- a CDS encoding site-2 protease family protein — translation MDESGKPQDPEESAHPQPPNPPGPSDPARGAGRTRPSGSRPSPQPAPKDQPGRRTGGGILMGRPFGVPVYVAPSWFIVAALITWVFGGQLERVLPELGAGRYLVSLFFAVAFYASVLVHELAHTVAALRFKLPVRRIQLQFFGGVSEIEKESETPGREFVLAFVGPLLSLVLAGLFYGGMELVEPGTVPGVLLAGLMISNLIVAVFNLLPGLPLDGGRMLRAVVWKITGKPMTGTVAAAWVGRALAISVLIGLPLLTHTGALGNAPTDLGGADSITDALLAAILAAIIWTGAGNSLRMARLRERLPDLQARTLTRRAVPVEADTPLSEALRRANDAGARALVVVDRAGRPTAVVRETAIVGVPEHRRPWVPVSGLAQDLKDGMRVSAELAGEDLLDYLRATPATEYLVVEETGEIYGVLSTADVERAFVAAMARPS, via the coding sequence GTGGACGAGAGTGGGAAGCCGCAGGACCCCGAGGAGTCCGCGCACCCCCAACCGCCCAACCCGCCCGGACCGTCCGACCCGGCCCGCGGTGCCGGCCGTACGCGGCCGTCCGGAAGCCGCCCCTCCCCGCAGCCGGCGCCCAAGGACCAGCCGGGGCGACGCACCGGCGGCGGCATCCTCATGGGCCGGCCCTTCGGCGTACCGGTCTACGTGGCGCCCAGCTGGTTCATCGTCGCCGCGCTGATCACCTGGGTCTTCGGCGGCCAGCTCGAACGGGTCCTGCCCGAGCTGGGCGCGGGCCGCTACCTGGTCTCGCTCTTCTTCGCCGTCGCCTTCTACGCGTCGGTACTCGTGCACGAGCTCGCCCACACCGTCGCCGCGCTGCGCTTCAAGCTCCCCGTACGCCGCATCCAGCTCCAGTTCTTCGGCGGCGTCTCGGAGATCGAGAAGGAGTCCGAGACCCCCGGCCGCGAATTCGTCCTGGCCTTCGTGGGGCCGCTGCTCTCGCTCGTCCTGGCGGGGCTCTTCTACGGCGGCATGGAGCTGGTCGAGCCCGGTACCGTACCGGGCGTCCTGCTCGCCGGTCTGATGATCTCCAACCTGATCGTCGCCGTCTTCAACCTGCTCCCCGGCCTCCCGCTGGACGGCGGGCGGATGCTCCGCGCCGTCGTGTGGAAGATCACCGGCAAGCCGATGACCGGCACCGTCGCCGCCGCCTGGGTCGGCCGCGCGCTCGCCATCTCGGTCCTGATCGGGCTGCCGCTGCTCACCCACACCGGTGCCCTGGGCAACGCCCCCACGGACCTGGGCGGCGCCGACTCGATCACCGACGCGCTGCTCGCCGCGATCCTCGCCGCGATCATCTGGACCGGCGCGGGCAACAGCCTGCGCATGGCCCGGCTGCGCGAACGCCTCCCGGACCTCCAGGCCCGTACGCTCACCCGGCGCGCCGTCCCCGTGGAGGCCGACACCCCGCTGTCCGAGGCACTGCGCCGCGCCAACGACGCGGGGGCGCGCGCCCTGGTCGTCGTGGACCGCGCGGGCCGGCCCACCGCCGTCGTCCGCGAGACCGCCATCGTCGGCGTCCCCGAGCACCGCCGCCCCTGGGTCCCCGTCAGCGGCCTGGCGCAGGACCTCAAGGACGGCATGCGGGTCTCCGCCGAACTGGCGGGCGAAGACCTCCTGGACTACCTGCGCGCCACCCCGGCCACCGAGTACCTGGTGGTCGAGGAGACCGGCGAGATCTACGGCGTCCTGTCCACCGCGGACGTGGAACGCGCGTTCGTGGCGGCCATGGCGCGTCCGTCCTGA
- a CDS encoding tRNA (adenine-N1)-methyltransferase, whose protein sequence is MSEPTGAARRRGPFKVGDQVQLTDPKGRHYTFTLEEGKSFHTHKGAFPHDELIGAPEGSVVRTTGNVAYLALRPLLPDYVLSMPRGAAVVYPKDAGQILAMADIFPGARVVEAGVGSGSLSSFLLRAIGDQGMLHSYERRADFAEIATQNVERYFGGPHPAWTLTVGDLQDNLSDTDVDRVILDMLAPWECLEAVSKALVPGGILCAYVATTTQLARTVEAIREHGTFNEPSAWETMVRTWHVEGLAVRPDHRMIGHTGFLLTARRLADGVEPPLRRRRPAKGAYGEDYSGPGSSSGGAERG, encoded by the coding sequence ATGTCCGAACCGACCGGTGCCGCCCGCCGTCGCGGGCCCTTCAAGGTCGGGGACCAGGTCCAGCTCACCGACCCCAAGGGACGCCACTACACGTTCACGCTCGAAGAGGGCAAGAGCTTCCACACCCACAAGGGAGCCTTCCCCCACGACGAGCTGATCGGTGCTCCCGAGGGCAGTGTTGTCCGTACCACCGGGAACGTCGCCTACCTCGCGCTGCGCCCGCTGCTCCCCGACTACGTCCTGTCCATGCCCCGCGGCGCCGCCGTGGTCTACCCCAAGGACGCGGGGCAGATCCTGGCGATGGCCGACATCTTCCCCGGCGCGCGCGTCGTCGAGGCGGGGGTGGGTTCCGGGTCGCTCAGCAGCTTCCTGCTGCGCGCCATCGGCGACCAGGGCATGCTGCACAGCTACGAGCGGCGCGCCGACTTCGCCGAGATCGCCACGCAGAACGTCGAGCGGTACTTCGGCGGTCCGCACCCGGCGTGGACGCTCACCGTCGGTGATCTCCAGGACAACCTCTCGGACACGGACGTGGACCGGGTCATCCTGGACATGCTCGCCCCCTGGGAGTGCCTGGAGGCCGTCTCCAAGGCGCTCGTCCCGGGCGGCATCCTGTGCGCGTACGTGGCCACCACGACGCAGCTGGCCCGTACGGTCGAGGCCATCCGCGAGCACGGCACCTTCAACGAGCCGTCGGCCTGGGAGACCATGGTCCGCACCTGGCACGTGGAGGGCCTGGCCGTCCGCCCCGACCACCGCATGATCGGCCACACCGGCTTCCTGCTCACCGCCCGCCGCCTCGCGGACGGCGTCGAGCCGCCGCTGCGCCGGCGCCGCCCGGCGAAGGGCGCGTACGGCGAGGACTACTCCGGTCCCGGCAGCTCCAGCGGGGGCGCGGAGCGCGGCTGA
- a CDS encoding ferredoxin: MTAQDEALEVWIDQDLCTGDGICAQYAPEVFELDIDGLAYVKSADDELLQEKGATTPVPLPLLNDVRDSAKECPGDCIHVRRVSDRVEVYGPDAK, from the coding sequence ATGACGGCGCAGGACGAAGCACTGGAGGTCTGGATCGACCAGGACCTCTGCACCGGCGACGGCATCTGTGCGCAGTACGCGCCGGAGGTCTTCGAACTCGACATCGACGGTCTGGCCTATGTGAAGAGCGCCGACGACGAGCTGCTCCAGGAGAAGGGGGCCACCACCCCCGTACCCCTGCCGCTGCTCAATGACGTACGGGACTCCGCGAAGGAGTGCCCGGGCGACTGTATCCACGTACGCCGCGTCTCGGACCGGGTGGAGGTCTACGGACCGGACGCGAAGTAG